The Spirochaetaceae bacterium genome has a segment encoding these proteins:
- a CDS encoding fatty acid desaturase — translation MSEQATAPAARTVEFPPLDEVRRNLRVKWYRSPIDPSTLRRLMRRSDLQGALQAVGHLGLFAATGMLTAWCFIQAMWLPFALALWCHGTFGTFMYIAGHDLGHGTVFRTKWLNRFFQSIFGVLSFWNPHEHDLSHIYHHRYTLYPEGDRELPGQYYDTGAVVHPWLLNITPWWAVQELTFSFASLRHLTLSTLRLATRRYRMKFTGIFASEWAAALFATSPVIERKAVRFARLTLAFHLAALLTGALLGAWWLPIVLTGSVFVGRWLFTLIVIPQHFGLMDSVPDFRMTTRSIKLNPFTSFLYWRMNWHAEHHMYAGVPCYHLKELAREIAPDMPRLRTLWQAWAEMIESVRRQRRDPSYQYRTPLPASAHPAVLREDEVVLPEGERLAAEASIGDLAHQRQ, via the coding sequence ATGAGTGAACAGGCGACCGCGCCCGCGGCGCGCACGGTCGAGTTTCCGCCGCTCGACGAGGTTCGACGGAACCTGCGGGTGAAGTGGTACCGCTCGCCGATCGACCCGTCGACGTTGCGCCGGCTGATGCGGCGCAGCGACCTGCAGGGGGCGCTGCAGGCGGTGGGCCATCTCGGCCTGTTCGCCGCTACCGGCATGCTCACGGCCTGGTGCTTCATCCAGGCGATGTGGCTGCCGTTCGCGCTGGCCCTTTGGTGCCACGGCACCTTCGGCACGTTCATGTACATCGCCGGTCACGATCTCGGCCACGGTACCGTGTTTCGCACGAAGTGGCTGAATCGTTTCTTCCAGAGCATCTTCGGCGTGCTGTCGTTCTGGAATCCGCACGAGCACGACCTGAGCCACATCTACCATCATCGCTACACCCTCTATCCGGAGGGCGACCGCGAACTGCCCGGCCAATACTACGATACCGGCGCAGTGGTGCACCCCTGGCTGCTGAACATCACGCCGTGGTGGGCGGTTCAGGAGTTGACCTTCAGCTTCGCCAGCCTGCGCCACCTGACGCTTTCCACGCTGCGCCTGGCCACGCGCCGTTACCGGATGAAGTTCACCGGCATCTTCGCCAGCGAGTGGGCCGCCGCCCTGTTCGCGACCAGCCCGGTGATCGAACGCAAGGCGGTGCGTTTCGCACGGCTCACCCTCGCCTTTCACCTGGCCGCGCTGCTGACCGGGGCGCTGCTGGGGGCGTGGTGGCTGCCGATCGTCCTGACCGGCTCGGTGTTCGTCGGGCGCTGGCTGTTCACGCTGATCGTGATTCCGCAGCACTTCGGACTGATGGACAGCGTCCCCGATTTCCGGATGACGACCCGCTCCATCAAGCTGAACCCGTTCACCTCGTTCCTGTACTGGCGCATGAACTGGCATGCCGAACACCACATGTACGCCGGCGTGCCGTGCTACCACCTCAAGGAGCTGGCCCGGGAGATCGCACCCGACATGCCGCGGCTGCGCACCTTGTGGCAGGCGTGGGCGGAGATGATCGAAAGCGTCCGACGCCAGCGCCGCGACCCGAGCTACCAGTACCGGACGCCGCTGCCGGCCAGCGCCCACCCGGCGGTGCTGCGCGAGGACGAGGTCGTGCTGCCGGAGGGCGAGCGGCTTGCCGCCGAGGCCTCCATCGGCGACCTGGCACACCAGCGCCAATAG
- a CDS encoding type II toxin-antitoxin system VapC family toxin translates to MILLLDTCVLLWAWAEPEKLSARLEGLLRDPHNQVWVSAASAWEIATKHRVGKYPAGGPIIAEWDDRIARDGFRQLDVSCAHALRAGSLPGDHRDPFDRMIAAQGMMETIRVATPDPAIATLGADTLW, encoded by the coding sequence GTGATCCTCCTGCTCGACACGTGCGTGCTGCTGTGGGCGTGGGCGGAACCGGAGAAGCTCAGCGCACGGCTCGAAGGCCTCCTCCGGGACCCGCACAACCAGGTGTGGGTCAGCGCCGCCAGCGCGTGGGAAATCGCGACCAAGCACCGCGTCGGAAAGTACCCCGCCGGCGGCCCCATTATCGCGGAGTGGGACGACCGGATCGCTCGCGACGGGTTTCGCCAGCTCGACGTGTCCTGCGCCCATGCGCTGCGAGCCGGCTCCCTGCCCGGCGACCACCGCGACCCCTTCGACCGCATGATCGCCGCCCAGGGCATGATGGAAACGATCAGGGTGGCGACTCCCGACCCGGCCATCGCCACGCTCGGCGCCGACACGCTCTGGTAG
- a CDS encoding type II toxin-antitoxin system prevent-host-death family antitoxin, with protein sequence MATVNVHEAKTQLSRLLERAHAGEEIVIAKAGTPYARLVPLQAPAPRTLGRYRDRDGPVPDSFFEPLDDAELASWEGG encoded by the coding sequence ATGGCTACCGTGAACGTGCACGAGGCCAAGACGCAGCTTTCGCGGCTGCTCGAACGGGCGCACGCCGGCGAGGAAATCGTCATCGCCAAGGCGGGCACGCCGTACGCCCGGTTGGTGCCGCTGCAAGCTCCCGCTCCGCGAACCCTCGGCCGCTACCGCGACCGCGACGGCCCGGTGCCCGACTCGTTCTTCGAGCCGCTCGATGATGCCGAGTTGGCCTCCTGGGAGGGCGGGTGA
- a CDS encoding zinc-binding dehydrogenase, translating into MTMQAVLKTHRGHGNTELVEIPVPEPGPRQIKAEISFCGICATDRKIVSDDHAYYRPPMVLGHEFSAVVAEVGEQVTRVQPGDEIVVAPLDSRVTLHQRHGWDRPDGRRRGFETAWGIATYGGMTRFGVYEEDAVLRLPPGVDLQSAAMTEPLAVCTRGILSHGEIRATDLVVVSGPGPIGLLAAQIAKAEGGYVVVCGVDGDEAKLEVAREIGVDAVYNVEREDPLPHLLDLTAGGGADVLIECSGHGSSVNRLFDYGRRGAQFIQLGTSMHRYEIDFMQIAYKELKVVGSFGYHHRDWERSLQLMSTGKVDPRPLISHTMPVSEWRQAFDTLQDRQGIKILLYPDR; encoded by the coding sequence ATGACCATGCAGGCGGTGCTCAAGACCCATCGAGGCCACGGCAACACCGAACTGGTCGAGATCCCGGTGCCGGAACCCGGCCCGAGGCAGATCAAGGCCGAGATCAGTTTCTGCGGTATCTGCGCCACCGACCGGAAGATCGTCAGCGACGATCACGCTTATTACCGTCCTCCCATGGTGCTCGGTCACGAGTTCAGCGCGGTCGTGGCCGAAGTGGGCGAACAGGTCACGCGCGTGCAGCCCGGCGACGAGATCGTGGTGGCGCCCCTGGACTCCCGTGTCACCCTCCATCAGCGCCATGGCTGGGACCGGCCGGATGGCAGACGCCGTGGGTTCGAGACCGCCTGGGGCATCGCCACCTACGGCGGCATGACGCGGTTCGGGGTGTACGAGGAGGACGCGGTACTTCGGCTGCCGCCCGGCGTCGACCTGCAATCGGCCGCCATGACCGAGCCGCTCGCCGTGTGCACCAGGGGCATCCTCTCGCACGGCGAGATTCGCGCCACCGACCTCGTGGTCGTGTCCGGCCCCGGTCCGATCGGCCTGCTGGCCGCGCAGATCGCCAAGGCCGAAGGCGGCTACGTGGTGGTGTGCGGGGTCGACGGCGACGAGGCCAAGCTCGAGGTGGCGCGGGAGATCGGCGTCGACGCGGTGTACAACGTGGAACGCGAGGATCCCCTCCCCCACCTCCTGGACCTTACCGCCGGTGGCGGCGCGGACGTGCTGATCGAGTGCTCGGGCCACGGGTCATCGGTCAATCGGCTGTTCGACTACGGACGCCGCGGGGCGCAGTTCATCCAACTCGGCACCTCCATGCACCGTTACGAGATCGACTTCATGCAGATTGCCTACAAGGAACTGAAGGTGGTCGGAAGTTTCGGCTACCACCATCGCGACTGGGAACGGAGCCTGCAACTGATGAGCACCGGCAAGGTCGATCCGCGCCCGCTCATCTCCCACACAATGCCGGTGTCCGAGTGGCGGCAGGCATTCGACACGCTGCAGGACCGGCAGGGAATAAAGATACTCCTCTATCCAGACCGGTAA
- a CDS encoding VOC family protein yields the protein MESNWRFHHLGIPVRDLDKSREAYEALGTASFRQEFVIDSSRIEEYLVYGKTPEPVVRTRAVMGKVGPVTVELLQPVQGHTVHKELLESAGEGVGHVAYTVDDLEAETAKLVERGFPVILSIKQAGNDTRSAVYLDTRSKFSNLIIELMQA from the coding sequence GTGGAAAGCAACTGGAGGTTCCATCACCTGGGCATCCCGGTCCGCGACCTGGACAAATCTCGCGAGGCGTACGAGGCGCTGGGCACCGCGTCCTTTCGGCAGGAATTCGTCATCGATAGCAGCAGGATCGAGGAGTACCTGGTGTACGGCAAGACGCCGGAGCCGGTGGTCCGGACGCGCGCTGTGATGGGCAAGGTAGGCCCGGTGACGGTCGAGTTGTTGCAGCCGGTGCAGGGACACACGGTCCACAAGGAGTTGCTGGAGAGCGCTGGCGAGGGGGTTGGCCATGTCGCCTACACGGTAGACGACCTGGAGGCGGAGACGGCCAAGCTGGTGGAGCGGGGTTTCCCGGTCATCCTGAGCATCAAGCAGGCCGGTAACGACACCCGCAGCGCGGTATACCTCGACACCCGCAGCAAGTTCAGCAACCTCATCATCGAGCTCATGCAGGCATGA
- a CDS encoding thiamine pyrophosphate-binding protein, protein MRVGERLARLFVESGIDRVFGVPGGQTLPLYEGIRRLPGRISHVLMRDERSGGYAADAYARMTGRVGVCDGTVGPGATNLLSPLAEAYCSSIPVLAVVSDVALGWEHRRTRGNASQALDQMDAFKPVSKWQVRVTDPRSLDATFAQALRVATTGKPGPVVLNVPVDVGTADVEFGPLPEIGAAATYPRFRMAPDPADLARAVAALAEAERPALLVGGGAHISGCYDQVEALAERLQPSRGWELVKHADARARWYEEMTDPAREPTAPLRAQAIMGVINEYVTDADTAVADASLASGWVACYLSFAAAGRRSIAPRGLAGLGWGCPAAVGAALASRNQGRILHFAGDGGFGYSLQEMEVMHRARLPIVTFIFNNDTLGWIKHVQRDSYDGNYVSTDFHHIDFAQVARGFGLRTYNVATLDELRAALEQERDAGGPALIDMISDQWETPVQRLEDPAATTAKRSEPEPALAYSA, encoded by the coding sequence ATGCGAGTTGGCGAACGGCTGGCCCGATTGTTCGTGGAGAGCGGGATAGACAGGGTGTTCGGCGTGCCGGGCGGGCAAACCCTGCCCCTCTACGAGGGAATTCGCAGGCTGCCGGGTCGCATCTCCCACGTGCTGATGCGCGATGAGCGCAGCGGCGGATACGCGGCCGATGCCTACGCGCGCATGACCGGGCGGGTGGGGGTGTGTGACGGCACCGTCGGACCGGGCGCCACCAACCTGCTCTCCCCGCTGGCGGAGGCGTACTGCTCGTCCATCCCGGTACTGGCAGTGGTCTCGGACGTGGCACTGGGCTGGGAGCACCGTCGCACCCGCGGCAACGCATCGCAGGCGCTGGATCAGATGGATGCGTTCAAGCCGGTCAGCAAATGGCAGGTGCGCGTCACCGATCCGAGGTCACTGGACGCCACCTTTGCACAAGCGCTGCGGGTGGCCACCACCGGCAAACCGGGGCCCGTCGTGCTGAACGTGCCCGTCGACGTTGGCACCGCCGACGTCGAGTTCGGTCCGCTGCCGGAGATCGGCGCGGCGGCAACTTACCCGCGCTTTCGCATGGCCCCCGACCCGGCCGATCTGGCCCGGGCGGTCGCCGCCCTGGCGGAAGCAGAACGGCCGGCCCTCCTGGTTGGCGGCGGTGCGCACATCTCCGGCTGCTACGACCAGGTCGAGGCGCTCGCCGAGCGACTGCAGCCGTCGAGGGGATGGGAGCTGGTCAAGCACGCCGACGCGCGGGCGCGCTGGTACGAGGAGATGACCGACCCCGCCCGCGAGCCCACCGCGCCGCTGCGAGCCCAGGCGATCATGGGTGTCATCAACGAGTACGTGACCGATGCCGATACGGCGGTAGCGGATGCCAGCCTCGCGTCCGGCTGGGTGGCGTGTTACCTCTCCTTCGCTGCCGCCGGGCGGCGGAGTATCGCGCCACGCGGTCTGGCGGGGCTGGGTTGGGGCTGCCCGGCGGCGGTAGGGGCAGCGCTGGCCAGCCGGAACCAGGGCCGCATCCTGCATTTCGCCGGCGACGGCGGCTTTGGCTATTCCCTGCAGGAGATGGAGGTGATGCACCGCGCCCGGCTGCCGATCGTCACGTTCATCTTCAACAACGACACGCTCGGATGGATCAAGCACGTACAAAGGGACAGCTACGACGGCAACTACGTGTCCACCGACTTTCACCACATCGACTTTGCCCAGGTGGCGCGCGGATTCGGTCTGCGCACCTATAACGTGGCGACGCTGGACGAGTTGCGCGCTGCGCTCGAGCAAGAGCGCGATGCAGGCGGCCCGGCGCTCATCGACATGATCTCCGATCAGTGGGAGACCCCGGTGCAGCGCCTCGAGGATCCGGCAGCAACCACCGCCAAGCGCTCCGAACCGGAACCCGCTCTCGCCTACAGCGCCTGA
- a CDS encoding ATP-binding protein has protein sequence MYPRILDVSHESPQSFFLFGPRGTGKTTWLKQRFPDAVYLDLLDHALYLELLAQPQRLRNLIPPGHDGWVVLDEVQRTPLVLNEVHRLIEETGNRFILTGSSARSLRRRGVNLLGGRAHTRRLYPLTALEAGADFSLTRALIHGQLPSVYIQPDPERYLASYVENYLRQEVIEEGRARNLAAFGRFLESASFSQAAPLNVAEVARDIGVDRKTASAYFDLLEDLLIASRVPVFARRAKRRMTVHPKFYLFDAGVYRAIRPTGPVDRPEEIDGAALETLVFHELRAAIAYRSLKLELFFWRTAAGAEVDFVAYGGDGLYAIEVKRSRTVRHADLRGLRQFKNDYPMARCLLLFGGDRREYRDGIELLPVEDALAGPASILTPPHDST, from the coding sequence ATGTATCCCAGAATCCTGGATGTCTCTCACGAGAGCCCTCAGAGTTTCTTCCTGTTCGGGCCGCGGGGCACCGGCAAGACCACGTGGTTGAAGCAGCGGTTCCCGGATGCAGTCTACCTGGATCTGCTCGACCATGCGCTGTACCTGGAGTTGTTGGCACAACCGCAGCGACTGCGGAATCTGATCCCCCCCGGTCATGACGGGTGGGTGGTGCTCGACGAGGTACAACGTACGCCGCTCGTACTCAACGAAGTACACCGGCTGATCGAGGAGACGGGGAACCGTTTCATCCTCACCGGATCGAGCGCGCGCAGTCTGCGCCGTCGCGGCGTCAACCTGCTCGGCGGACGGGCGCACACCCGTCGGCTCTACCCGCTGACGGCGCTCGAGGCCGGCGCCGACTTCTCGCTGACGCGGGCGCTGATCCACGGCCAGCTCCCCTCGGTATATATCCAGCCGGATCCGGAACGCTACCTCGCCTCCTATGTCGAGAACTATCTGCGCCAGGAGGTAATCGAAGAGGGACGTGCCCGCAACCTGGCGGCATTCGGCCGCTTCCTGGAGAGTGCCAGTTTCTCGCAGGCGGCACCCCTCAACGTGGCCGAGGTGGCGCGCGACATCGGGGTGGACCGCAAGACGGCGTCCGCATACTTCGATCTGCTCGAAGACCTGCTGATAGCGAGCCGGGTTCCGGTATTCGCCCGGCGAGCCAAGCGGCGCATGACCGTGCATCCCAAGTTCTACCTGTTCGACGCCGGCGTGTACCGTGCGATCCGTCCCACCGGTCCGGTCGACCGCCCCGAGGAGATCGATGGCGCCGCGCTGGAAACGCTGGTCTTCCACGAGTTGCGCGCCGCCATCGCCTACCGCTCGCTCAAGCTGGAGTTGTTTTTCTGGCGCACCGCCGCCGGGGCGGAGGTGGACTTCGTCGCCTACGGCGGCGACGGGCTGTATGCCATCGAGGTGAAGCGCAGCCGCACCGTCCGGCACGCCGACTTGCGCGGCCTGAGGCAGTTCAAGAATGATTACCCGATGGCGCGCTGCCTGCTGCTGTTCGGCGGCGACCGCCGCGAGTACCGCGATGGCATCGAGTTGCTGCCGGTGGAAGACGCGCTCGCCGGCCCCGCATCAATTCTGACCCCGCCCCACGATTCGACGTGA
- a CDS encoding CRTAC1 family protein yields the protein MAIRIGAGFGYRLFLVLVRAAVFVAGCAGAYAQAPVVPVEVAAQPFALGAGACTGAFVAHPLPHTTRSDREELVFFVANGAGVALADLDDDNLIDIVLAGMHAPPSVLWNQGDLLFRKETLDIDGSRAVNAVDVDGDGRLDLVFTHAGNRPSLWRLDTGLAPPAFGQVPPRQFIGRYNPYSIAWADLDGDTDLDMVGASYNAELMARGFGTPSGGGVFLFTNEGGALKPDLLVSHAQALAVLLTDLDGDGRRDILVGNDFATPDEAFLNKPEGWIDAAPFERTTANTMGFAEGDTDNDGRFEIIGIDMKPYQEDPVWTPPLEGKGSMQADDGVQFVANTLQFRRGDPPVFVDEGGARGVDATGWSWSVQFGDLDNDGALDLYVVNGMINEGLFGDLPGDELVEENQALRNDGTGHFAPAPEWGLGATEGGRGMSFADLDNDGDLDIVVNNFAQPSVLFENRVCGGAALQVELHWEGSLNSRAIGARLWLHTSEGRYVREMRADSGYLSSLPARVHFGLSDAASGDVQRLEIIWPDGAASRIDNPPVGSLLEVRRPVGASQPAP from the coding sequence ATGGCGATTCGAATTGGCGCGGGCTTCGGCTACCGGCTCTTCCTTGTTCTCGTTCGCGCGGCGGTGTTCGTGGCCGGGTGTGCCGGCGCGTATGCGCAGGCGCCGGTGGTGCCGGTGGAGGTTGCGGCGCAGCCGTTTGCGCTGGGCGCCGGCGCCTGCACGGGGGCGTTCGTGGCGCATCCGCTGCCCCACACTACCCGCAGCGACCGGGAAGAGCTGGTGTTTTTCGTGGCCAACGGAGCGGGTGTGGCGTTGGCCGATCTCGACGACGACAATCTCATCGACATCGTCCTCGCGGGCATGCACGCGCCGCCGTCCGTGCTCTGGAACCAGGGGGACCTGCTGTTTCGCAAGGAGACCCTGGACATCGACGGCAGCCGAGCGGTCAACGCGGTGGACGTGGACGGCGATGGCCGGCTCGACCTGGTGTTCACCCATGCCGGCAACCGGCCTTCGCTGTGGCGGCTCGATACCGGTCTCGCACCGCCCGCCTTCGGGCAGGTTCCGCCGCGGCAGTTCATCGGCCGGTACAATCCCTACTCGATCGCCTGGGCCGACCTGGACGGCGACACCGACCTGGACATGGTGGGCGCCTCCTACAACGCCGAACTGATGGCGCGCGGCTTCGGCACGCCGTCCGGCGGCGGCGTGTTCCTGTTCACCAATGAGGGCGGTGCGCTGAAGCCCGACTTGCTGGTCTCCCATGCCCAGGCGCTGGCGGTACTGCTGACCGACCTGGATGGCGACGGGCGGCGCGACATCCTGGTAGGGAACGACTTCGCCACCCCCGACGAGGCGTTTCTCAACAAGCCGGAGGGCTGGATCGATGCCGCCCCGTTCGAGCGCACCACCGCCAACACCATGGGCTTCGCGGAGGGCGACACCGACAACGACGGCCGCTTCGAGATCATCGGCATCGACATGAAGCCGTACCAGGAGGACCCGGTGTGGACCCCGCCGCTGGAGGGGAAGGGCTCGATGCAGGCCGACGACGGCGTGCAGTTCGTGGCCAACACGTTGCAGTTTCGCCGCGGCGACCCGCCGGTGTTCGTGGACGAGGGCGGCGCGCGCGGCGTCGATGCCACCGGCTGGAGTTGGTCGGTGCAGTTCGGCGACCTGGACAACGACGGCGCGCTCGATCTGTACGTGGTCAACGGCATGATCAACGAGGGCCTGTTCGGCGACCTCCCGGGAGATGAGCTGGTGGAGGAGAACCAGGCGCTGCGCAACGACGGCACGGGGCACTTCGCACCGGCGCCGGAGTGGGGCCTGGGCGCCACCGAGGGCGGGCGCGGCATGAGCTTCGCGGACCTGGACAACGACGGCGACCTGGACATCGTGGTCAACAACTTCGCGCAGCCGTCGGTGCTGTTCGAGAACCGGGTGTGCGGCGGCGCCGCGCTGCAAGTGGAGCTGCATTGGGAAGGCTCGCTCAACAGCCGCGCGATCGGCGCTCGGCTATGGCTGCATACGTCCGAGGGGCGCTACGTTCGCGAGATGCGCGCCGACAGCGGGTACCTGTCCAGCCTGCCGGCCCGGGTTCACTTCGGCCTCAGCGACGCCGCCAGCGGTGACGTGCAGCGCCTGGAGATAATCTGGCCCGATGGCGCCGCGTCCCGCATCGACAATCCCCCGGTCGGCTCCCTGCTCGAAGTCCGCCGCCCGGTGGGCGCTTCGCAACCCGCCCCCTGA
- a CDS encoding vanadium-dependent haloperoxidase encodes MWNEALLEAIRNDYARPTVHARNLFHAAIAMYDAWAAFDDTAAPYLLGRTVGGFSCPFDGMDTPPEVREAREEAIGYAMYRIIRERFRVSPGARKTLARINALLAAQGHDRAFTSSDYYATGSAAALGNHIAGCLLEFGLQDGANEWDSYANRYYRPVNPPLNLLEPGNPALVDPNRWQPLTLEVYIDQAGNEFPGATPPFISPEWGEVVPFALAEDDLTIRERDGYRYRVYHDPGAPPFLDPGGRYRQSAAYQWGFVLVSIWSSHLDPADGVLWDISPASIGNLPGLPRGVEAYPAFFDLFEGGDPGRGHDLNPHTGEPYAPQWVPRADYARVLAEFWADGPDSETPPGHWFTILNYVNDHPALVRRFRGQGAELDGLEWDVKTYFALGGAVHDAAIAAWGLKGWYDYIRPISAIRGMAERGQSTDPALPRYHPEGIPLVDGYVELVEAGDALAGEQGEHVGKVKLYAWRGPAFIERPESDVAGVGWILAENWWPYQRPSFVTPPFAGYVSGHSTYSRAGAEVLTLVTGDAFFPGGIGEFPAAKNEFLVFEDGPSVDLTLQWATYRDAADQCSLSRIWGGIHPPADDIPGRLIGERVGIAAFHLAERYFFGRVE; translated from the coding sequence GTGTGGAACGAGGCGCTGCTGGAGGCGATCCGCAACGACTATGCACGCCCGACGGTGCACGCGCGCAACCTGTTCCACGCGGCGATTGCCATGTACGACGCGTGGGCGGCATTCGACGATACGGCCGCCCCCTACCTGCTGGGACGCACGGTCGGCGGGTTCTCCTGTCCCTTCGACGGCATGGACACGCCGCCGGAGGTGCGCGAGGCGCGCGAAGAGGCGATCGGCTACGCCATGTACCGCATCATCCGGGAGCGGTTCCGGGTGTCGCCGGGCGCCCGCAAGACACTGGCCCGCATCAACGCGCTGCTCGCTGCCCAGGGCCATGACCGAGCGTTCACTTCCTCCGACTACTATGCCACCGGCTCGGCGGCCGCCCTCGGCAACCACATCGCGGGCTGCCTGCTCGAATTCGGCCTGCAGGACGGCGCCAACGAGTGGGACAGCTATGCCAACCGCTACTACCGGCCGGTCAACCCGCCGCTCAACCTCCTGGAGCCGGGCAACCCGGCGCTGGTCGACCCCAACCGCTGGCAGCCGCTCACCCTGGAGGTATACATCGACCAGGCGGGCAACGAGTTCCCCGGCGCCACCCCGCCGTTCATCAGCCCCGAGTGGGGCGAAGTTGTCCCGTTCGCACTCGCCGAGGACGACCTCACCATCCGTGAACGGGACGGCTACCGGTACCGGGTGTACCACGACCCCGGCGCCCCGCCCTTCCTGGACCCCGGCGGCCGCTACCGGCAGTCCGCCGCCTACCAGTGGGGCTTCGTGCTGGTCTCGATCTGGTCTTCCCACCTCGATCCGGCGGACGGCGTGCTGTGGGACATCTCACCGGCGTCGATCGGCAACCTCCCCGGGTTGCCGCGCGGTGTCGAGGCCTATCCGGCCTTCTTCGACCTGTTCGAAGGCGGCGATCCCGGCCGCGGACATGATCTGAACCCGCACACCGGCGAGCCTTATGCGCCGCAGTGGGTGCCGCGCGCCGACTATGCCCGCGTGCTGGCCGAGTTCTGGGCCGACGGCCCCGACTCGGAGACGCCGCCCGGCCACTGGTTCACGATCCTGAACTACGTCAACGATCACCCTGCCCTGGTGAGGCGATTTCGGGGCCAAGGCGCCGAGCTCGACGGCCTGGAGTGGGACGTGAAGACCTACTTCGCGCTGGGCGGCGCCGTCCACGACGCCGCCATAGCCGCCTGGGGCCTCAAGGGCTGGTACGACTACATTCGTCCCATTTCGGCAATCCGCGGCATGGCGGAGCGCGGCCAGAGTACGGACCCGGCGCTACCGCGGTACCACCCGGAGGGGATCCCCCTGGTGGACGGCTACGTGGAACTGGTCGAAGCGGGCGATGCGCTGGCCGGCGAGCAGGGGGAGCACGTCGGCAAGGTGAAGCTGTATGCCTGGCGCGGACCGGCGTTCATCGAGCGGCCTGAATCGGACGTGGCCGGAGTGGGCTGGATCCTGGCCGAGAATTGGTGGCCCTACCAGCGGCCGTCATTCGTCACCCCGCCGTTCGCCGGCTACGTGTCGGGCCACTCCACCTACTCCCGCGCCGGCGCCGAAGTGCTGACCCTGGTGACCGGCGACGCGTTCTTTCCCGGCGGCATCGGCGAGTTCCCGGCCGCGAAGAACGAGTTCCTGGTGTTCGAGGACGGCCCAAGCGTCGACCTGACGCTGCAATGGGCCACCTACCGGGACGCCGCGGACCAGTGCAGCCTATCCCGCATCTGGGGCGGCATCCACCCGCCCGCCGACGACATCCCCGGCCGCCTGATCGGCGAGCGGGTCGGCATCGCCGCCTTCCACCTCGCCGAACGCTATTTCTTTGGCCGGGTCGAGTGA
- a CDS encoding carbohydrate ABC transporter permease yields the protein MTDSESVLPRQGLLTRLRPRHAGPVQSTNVLAPIVRALILLVLIVVAMFPVFWYVSLSLRPNPETLGKHPTLLPVTWTLDNYLMIFGINLDTDRTQTLPFKTLASYIRNGIIITGSVTALAGVFAILAGYSFSRFEFPGKKVLLISILNTQMFPYIAIIVPIYMVYRTLGLVNTHLGLILAEMGLVLPFSIWMMKGFCDTVDRDLEDAAFIEGATSFRVIWSIVVPLIGPGIAAVSIFCFLASWNHMLYVLLLATDNSTITVPYGIMTSYAGVFQYTYGLLAAGIVFTTAPIVMLFLWLQKYYVSGITAGAIKG from the coding sequence GTGACGGACAGCGAATCGGTACTGCCGCGGCAGGGCCTGTTGACCAGGCTGCGGCCCCGGCACGCGGGCCCGGTGCAATCCACCAACGTGCTCGCGCCGATCGTCAGGGCGTTGATCCTGCTGGTGCTGATCGTGGTCGCGATGTTCCCGGTGTTCTGGTACGTATCGCTGTCGCTGCGGCCCAATCCGGAGACGCTGGGCAAGCATCCGACGCTGCTGCCGGTAACCTGGACGCTGGACAACTACCTGATGATATTCGGCATCAACCTGGACACCGACCGCACCCAGACACTGCCGTTCAAGACGCTGGCGAGCTACATCAGGAACGGCATCATCATCACCGGCTCGGTAACGGCGCTGGCCGGCGTGTTCGCGATACTGGCGGGCTACAGCTTTTCCCGATTCGAGTTTCCCGGCAAGAAGGTATTGCTGATCTCCATTCTGAACACGCAGATGTTCCCCTACATTGCGATCATCGTGCCCATCTACATGGTGTATCGGACGCTCGGCCTGGTGAACACCCACCTCGGTCTGATCCTGGCCGAAATGGGCCTGGTGCTGCCGTTTTCGATCTGGATGATGAAGGGATTCTGCGATACCGTGGACCGCGACCTGGAGGATGCGGCGTTCATCGAAGGCGCCACCAGCTTCCGGGTGATCTGGAGCATCGTGGTGCCGTTGATCGGGCCGGGCATCGCCGCGGTCTCCATTTTCTGCTTCCTGGCATCCTGGAACCACATGTTGTACGTGTTGCTGCTCGCCACCGACAACAGCACGATTACGGTTCCGTACGGAATCATGACCAGCTACGCCGGGGTGTTCCAGTACACGTACGGGCTGCTGGCGGCCGGCATCGTGTTCACCACCGCACCCATCGTGATGCTCTTCCTGTGGCTGCAGAAATACTACGTCTCCGGGATCACCGCTGGGGCGATCAAGGGTTGA